Proteins from one Parasteatoda tepidariorum isolate YZ-2023 chromosome 4, CAS_Ptep_4.0, whole genome shotgun sequence genomic window:
- the LOC107450380 gene encoding uncharacterized protein y4hQ, whose amino-acid sequence MAEAEADGWETVSSDGDEATSGSAVYQFKIILKHLKPPIWRRILILNNSTFAEFHSAVVGSMGWLGTHLHTFHARDKEIAPVNEKNDNSDINRLIMLMSGQCEEEKLDETKVKLFEHFKMPKDRILYVYDLDDGWEHSIILERILPYDSRPYYPICIAGERACPPDDCGGVDSYEKLLKILSDPNNPEHGDMKAWMNLKSNETYDSEAFDPISVRFVR is encoded by the coding sequence ATGGCAGAAGCTGAAGCAGATGGATGGGAAACTGTTTCATCCGACGGAGATGAAGCTACTTCTGGAAGTGCAGTTTAtcaattcaaaatcattttgaagcATCTTAAACCTCCTATATGGCGCCgaattctaattttgaacaattCCACGTTCGCGGAGTTCCATTCTGCTGTTGTTGGTTCCATGGGATGGCTGGGTACACACTTGCATACATTTCATGCCCGTGATAAAGAAATAGCACCcgtcaatgaaaaaaatgacaattcgGACATCAATAGATTAATCATGCTTATGAGTGGTCAATGTGAAGAGGAGAAACTTGATGAAACTAAGGTGAaactttttgaacattttaaaatgcctaAGGATAGAATCCTGTACGTATACGATTTAGATGATGGCTGGGAACACAGCATCATTTTGGAGAGGATATTGCCGTATGACAGCAGACCATATTATCCTATTTGTATTGCTGGAGAAAGAGCATGTCCTCCTGATGATTGTGGAGGGGTCGATTCATATgagaaacttttgaaaatattatccGATCCTAATAATCCTGAGCATGGAGACATGAAGGCGTGGATGAATCTTAAGAGCAATGAAACTTATGATTCTGAAGCTTTTGATCCTATTTCTGTTCGTTTCGTGCGTtga